A genome region from Paracoccus stylophorae includes the following:
- a CDS encoding Zn-dependent hydrolase, translating into MTDTVAAGSAANIRIDGERLWDSLMQMARIGPGVAGGNNRQTLTDADAEGRALFRDWCEAAGMTMGLDRMGNMFMRHEGAEPDLDPVYIGSHLDTQPTGGKYDGVLGVLSGLEVIRSIRDLGLRTRRPIVVVNWTNEEGTRFAPAMLASGVFAGVHDEDFANSREDAEGKRFGDELDRIGWRGDEEPGRRKIHAMFEYHIEQGPILEAEGRQIGVVTQGQGLWWLQVTLTGKDAHTGSTPMKMRVNAGLGMARITEAVHRIAMDHQPNAVGAVGQANVYPNSRNVIPGKAVFTIDFRSPDLEKLTSMRSKLEAEAVDIAKGLGLGLEIEPVGHFDPVTFDPGLAQTLRDAADRLGYSHMDLVSGAGHDACWINRVAPTVMIMCPCVDGLSHNEAEEISPEWARAGADVLLHAVLDTAEIVR; encoded by the coding sequence ATGACCGACACCGTTGCGGCGGGTTCTGCCGCCAATATCAGGATCGACGGCGAAAGGCTGTGGGACAGCCTGATGCAGATGGCCAGGATCGGACCCGGCGTGGCCGGCGGCAACAACCGCCAGACCCTGACAGATGCGGATGCCGAGGGTCGCGCCCTGTTCCGCGACTGGTGCGAAGCGGCGGGCATGACCATGGGCCTCGACCGGATGGGCAACATGTTCATGCGCCACGAGGGGGCCGAGCCCGATCTGGACCCGGTCTATATCGGCAGCCATCTGGACACCCAACCGACCGGCGGCAAATATGACGGGGTTCTGGGCGTGCTGTCGGGGCTGGAGGTGATCCGCTCGATCCGCGATCTGGGGCTGCGGACCCGCCGCCCGATCGTGGTGGTGAACTGGACCAACGAGGAAGGCACCCGGTTCGCGCCGGCCATGCTGGCCTCGGGCGTCTTTGCCGGGGTCCATGACGAGGATTTCGCCAACAGCCGCGAGGATGCCGAGGGCAAGCGGTTCGGGGACGAGCTGGACCGGATCGGCTGGCGCGGCGACGAGGAACCGGGCCGGCGCAAGATCCACGCGATGTTCGAATACCATATCGAACAGGGCCCGATCCTCGAGGCCGAGGGCAGGCAGATCGGCGTGGTGACGCAGGGTCAGGGTCTGTGGTGGTTGCAGGTCACGCTGACCGGCAAGGACGCGCATACCGGGTCGACCCCGATGAAGATGCGCGTGAATGCCGGGCTGGGGATGGCGCGGATCACCGAGGCCGTGCACCGCATCGCGATGGATCATCAGCCGAACGCCGTGGGCGCGGTGGGTCAGGCCAATGTCTATCCCAACAGCCGCAACGTGATCCCCGGCAAGGCCGTCTTCACCATCGATTTCCGCAGCCCGGACCTGGAGAAGCTGACCTCGATGCGCTCGAAGCTTGAGGCGGAGGCGGTTGATATCGCGAAAGGACTTGGCCTTGGACTCGAAATCGAGCCGGTCGGCCATTTCGACCCGGTGACCTTCGATCCGGGCCTGGCGCAGACCCTGCGCGACGCCGCCGACCGCCTGGGCTATTCGCACATGGATCTTGTGTCGGGGGCCGGCCACGACGCCTGCTGGATCAACCGGGTCGCGCCCACGGTGATGATCATGTGCCCCTGCGTTGACGGGCTGAGCCATAACGAGGCCGAAGAAATCAGCCCCGAATGGGCCAGAGCCGGGGCCGACGTGCTGCTGCACGCGGTGCTGGATACGGCCGAGATTGTCCGCTGA
- the hydA gene encoding dihydropyrimidinase: MTTAIRNGTIVAADLTYKADVLIEGGRIVAIGQNLTGENTLDATGCYVMPGGIDPHTHLEMPFMGTYSADDFDSGTRAALAGGTTMVVDFALPAPGQGLLDALKMWDNKSGRAHCDYSYHMAVTWWGEQVFDEMEQVVGRGITSFKHFMAYKGALMVNDDELFASFSRVGDLGGIAMVHAENGDVVAELSARLLAAGNTGPEAHAYSRPPQVEGEATNRAIMVADMAGVPLYVVHVSCEDSHEAIRRARQQGKRVWGEPLIQHLTLDESEYFDKDWDHAARRVMSPPFRDRKHQDSLWAGLQSGSLSVVATDHCAFTTEQKRYGVGDFTRIPNGTGGLEDRMPMLWTHGVGTGRLTPNEFVAVTSTNSAKILGMYPKKGAVLVGSDADLVVWDPQAEKTISAGSQQSAIDYNVFEGQKVRGLPRYTITRGVVAVTEGKIDSREGHGEFVPREPRGTVNRALSQWKELTAPRPVERSGIPATGV; encoded by the coding sequence ATGACCACAGCCATCAGGAACGGAACCATCGTCGCGGCCGATCTGACCTACAAGGCGGATGTGCTGATCGAGGGCGGGCGGATCGTGGCGATCGGGCAGAACCTGACCGGCGAGAACACGCTGGATGCGACCGGCTGCTATGTCATGCCGGGCGGGATCGACCCGCATACGCATCTGGAAATGCCGTTCATGGGCACCTATTCCGCCGATGATTTTGACTCCGGCACCCGCGCGGCGCTGGCGGGCGGGACGACGATGGTGGTGGATTTCGCCCTGCCCGCGCCCGGTCAGGGGCTGCTGGACGCGCTGAAGATGTGGGACAACAAGTCCGGCCGCGCGCATTGCGACTATTCCTATCACATGGCCGTCACCTGGTGGGGCGAGCAGGTGTTCGACGAGATGGAACAGGTGGTCGGGCGCGGCATCACCAGCTTCAAGCATTTCATGGCCTACAAGGGCGCGCTGATGGTGAACGACGACGAATTGTTTGCCAGTTTCAGCCGCGTGGGCGATCTGGGCGGGATCGCGATGGTGCATGCCGAGAATGGCGACGTGGTGGCCGAACTGTCCGCAAGGCTGCTGGCCGCGGGCAATACCGGCCCCGAGGCGCATGCCTATTCCCGCCCGCCGCAGGTCGAGGGCGAGGCGACGAACCGCGCCATCATGGTGGCCGACATGGCCGGTGTGCCGCTGTATGTGGTCCATGTCAGCTGCGAGGACAGCCACGAGGCGATCCGCCGCGCCCGGCAACAGGGCAAGCGGGTTTGGGGCGAGCCGCTGATCCAGCACCTGACGCTGGATGAAAGCGAATATTTCGACAAGGATTGGGACCATGCGGCGCGGCGCGTGATGTCGCCGCCCTTCCGCGACAGGAAGCACCAGGACAGCCTGTGGGCGGGGCTGCAATCGGGCAGCCTGTCGGTCGTCGCGACCGATCACTGCGCCTTCACGACCGAACAGAAACGCTATGGCGTTGGCGATTTCACCAGGATCCCGAACGGCACCGGGGGACTGGAGGACCGGATGCCGATGCTGTGGACGCACGGGGTCGGCACGGGGCGGCTGACGCCGAACGAATTCGTGGCCGTCACCTCGACCAACAGCGCCAAGATTTTGGGGATGTATCCGAAAAAGGGCGCGGTGCTGGTCGGCAGCGACGCCGATCTGGTCGTCTGGGACCCGCAGGCGGAAAAGACCATCAGCGCGGGCAGCCAGCAATCCGCCATCGATTACAACGTGTTCGAGGGGCAGAAGGTCAGGGGGCTGCCCCGCTATACGATCACGCGCGGCGTCGTGGCCGTGACCGAAGGCAAGATCGACAGCCGTGAAGGCCACGGCGAATTCGTCCCCCGCGAGCCGCGCGGCACCGTCAACCGGGCGCTGTCGCAATGGAAGGAACTGACCGCGCCCCGGCCGGTGGAGCGGTCGGGGATTCCGGCGACGGGGGTCTAG
- a CDS encoding SDR family oxidoreductase, with amino-acid sequence MGAAAARRLAADGFAVAVLSSSGKGEALAGELGGFGITGSNESPDDLARLVDGAMQRWGRIDVLVNSAGHGPRAPVLELTDEDWHRGMEVYFLNVVRPTRLVVPHMLAQEGGAIVNISTFAAFEPDPVFPTSGVFRAGLAAFCKLVADRYGSDNIRINNVLPGFIDSLPETDERRARIPMGRYGHEAEIAATIAFLASDGGAYITGQNIRVDGGLTRSV; translated from the coding sequence ATGGGTGCCGCCGCCGCAAGACGGCTGGCGGCGGACGGGTTTGCCGTCGCGGTCCTGTCGTCTTCCGGCAAGGGCGAGGCGCTGGCGGGTGAGCTGGGCGGGTTCGGCATCACCGGATCGAACGAATCGCCCGACGATCTTGCGCGTCTGGTCGATGGCGCGATGCAGCGTTGGGGCCGCATCGACGTTCTGGTCAACAGCGCCGGGCACGGCCCGCGCGCGCCGGTTCTGGAGCTGACGGACGAGGACTGGCATCGCGGGATGGAGGTGTATTTCCTGAATGTCGTGCGCCCGACCCGGCTGGTGGTGCCGCACATGCTGGCGCAGGAGGGCGGCGCGATCGTCAACATCTCGACCTTCGCGGCGTTCGAGCCCGATCCGGTGTTTCCGACCTCGGGCGTGTTCCGCGCCGGGCTTGCCGCCTTCTGCAAGCTGGTGGCGGACCGATATGGCAGCGACAATATCCGCATCAACAACGTCCTGCCCGGCTTTATCGATTCGCTGCCCGAAACGGATGAGCGTCGCGCCCGCATCCCGATGGGCCGCTATGGTCACGAGGCCGAGATCGCCGCGACCATCGCCTTCCTTGCCTCGGACGGCGGCGCCTATATCACCGGGCAGAACATCCGCGTCGATGGTGGCCTGACGAGGTCGGTATGA
- a CDS encoding ABC transporter ATP-binding protein: MNDVIRAEDIGLTFQTADGPVHALKDVNLTVAQGDFVSFIGPSGCGKTTFLRAIAALETPTAGRLSVNGMTPDAARRARAYGYVFQAPGLYPWRTIAGNVSLPLEIMGFGRAERRQRVAHVLDLVDLAGFGGKYPWQLSGGMQQRASIARALAFDADILLMDEPFGALDEIVRDRLNEALLELWAKTGKTIAFVTHSIPEAVYLSTRIVVMSPRPGRITRIIDSPLPRNRPLDIRETAAFIALAHEVREGLREGHGHD, from the coding sequence ATGAACGACGTCATCCGGGCAGAGGATATCGGCCTGACCTTCCAGACCGCCGACGGGCCTGTGCATGCGCTGAAGGACGTGAACCTGACCGTCGCGCAGGGCGATTTCGTCAGCTTCATCGGACCCTCGGGCTGCGGCAAGACCACGTTCCTGCGCGCCATCGCCGCGCTGGAGACGCCCACCGCCGGTCGGCTGAGCGTCAACGGCATGACGCCGGATGCGGCCCGCCGCGCGCGCGCCTATGGCTATGTGTTCCAGGCGCCGGGGCTGTATCCGTGGCGCACGATTGCAGGCAATGTCAGCCTGCCGCTGGAGATCATGGGGTTTGGGCGCGCCGAACGCCGTCAGCGCGTCGCCCATGTTCTGGACCTTGTCGATCTGGCCGGGTTCGGCGGCAAATATCCTTGGCAACTGTCCGGCGGCATGCAGCAGCGGGCCAGCATCGCTCGCGCGCTGGCCTTCGACGCCGATATCCTGCTGATGGACGAGCCGTTCGGCGCGCTGGACGAGATCGTGCGCGACCGCCTGAACGAGGCGCTGCTGGAGTTGTGGGCCAAGACCGGCAAGACCATCGCCTTCGTCACCCACTCGATCCCCGAGGCGGTGTATCTGTCCACCCGGATCGTGGTCATGTCGCCGCGACCGGGCCGGATCACCCGGATCATCGACAGCCCCCTGCCCCGCAACCGGCCGCTGGACATTCGCGAAACCGCCGCCTTCATCGCGCTGGCCCACGAGGTGCGCGAAGGTCTGCGCGAAGGGCACGGCCATGACTGA
- a CDS encoding ABC transporter permease, producing the protein MTEALARGPFVRALRRGAGGRTLPVLTVLLAIGIVWYVAAIGMNAQWVRDQAARSDTELSIPAFIGQTLTLDRPVLPAPHQVAAGLWDGLAGQKITSKRSLVYHGWMTLSATLAGFAMGSLAGMVLAIGIVHSRAMDQSVMPWAVASQTVPILAIAPMVIVVFASAGVTGLLPKAIIAAWLSFFPVLVGMVKGLRTPDAMQLDLMRSWSASARQVFWRLRLPSSMPYLFASLKVGVAAALVGTIVGELPAGASSGLGARLLSGSYYGQTVQIWAALFTAAALAALLVATISLIERLTLTRMGLAR; encoded by the coding sequence ATGACTGAGGCGCTGGCGCGGGGGCCGTTCGTGCGGGCGCTGCGGCGCGGCGCGGGCGGTCGCACCCTGCCGGTCCTGACCGTGCTGCTGGCCATCGGGATCGTGTGGTATGTCGCCGCCATCGGCATGAACGCGCAATGGGTGCGCGATCAGGCCGCGCGCAGCGACACGGAGCTGAGCATTCCCGCCTTCATCGGGCAGACCCTGACGCTGGACCGCCCGGTCCTGCCGGCGCCGCATCAGGTGGCGGCCGGGCTGTGGGACGGGCTTGCGGGGCAGAAGATCACCTCGAAACGCAGTCTGGTCTATCACGGCTGGATGACGCTGTCGGCCACGCTGGCGGGCTTTGCGATGGGCAGTCTGGCCGGCATGGTTCTGGCCATCGGCATCGTGCACAGCCGGGCGATGGATCAGTCGGTGATGCCCTGGGCGGTGGCCAGCCAGACCGTGCCGATCCTGGCCATCGCGCCGATGGTGATCGTGGTCTTTGCCAGCGCCGGCGTCACCGGATTGCTGCCCAAGGCGATCATCGCGGCCTGGCTGTCGTTCTTTCCGGTGCTGGTCGGCATGGTCAAGGGCCTGCGCACCCCCGACGCCATGCAGCTTGACCTGATGCGATCCTGGAGCGCGTCTGCACGGCAGGTGTTCTGGCGGCTGCGCCTGCCCTCGTCGATGCCCTATCTGTTCGCCAGCCTGAAGGTCGGCGTCGCCGCCGCACTCGTCGGCACCATCGTGGGCGAGTTGCCGGCGGGCGCAAGTTCGGGTCTGGGCGCGCGCCTGCTGTCGGGCAGCTATTACGGCCAGACCGTGCAGATCTGGGCCGCCCTGTTCACCGCCGCGGCACTGGCCGCGCTGCTGGTCGCCACGATCTCGCTGATCGAAAGGCTCACGCTGACGCGCATGGGTCTGGCGCGATGA
- a CDS encoding ABC transporter permease — protein sequence MTGALAGTLPILAVWAGGWALNAWLARFDTRLTRILVAAIFGITVIVLWEMIVRIYRVPTVILPAPGQIAASFAANTAILWTDFVQTIVKGALTGWLIGAAAAILTAIAIDRSPFLQRGLLPIGNFVAALPIVGIAPILVMWFGFDWQSKAAVVVVMVFFPILVNMVAGLAATDAMQRDLMATWAAPYGASLWKLRLPAAMPFLFNGLKITTTLALIGAIVAEFFGSPTHGMGFRISTAVGRLDLPLVWAEILVAAIAGTLFYGLVALIEKKVTFWHPSQRA from the coding sequence ATGACGGGCGCATTGGCGGGCACGCTGCCCATCCTTGCGGTCTGGGCCGGGGGCTGGGCGCTGAATGCGTGGCTGGCCCGGTTCGACACACGGCTGACGCGGATTCTGGTGGCGGCGATCTTCGGGATCACCGTGATCGTTCTGTGGGAAATGATCGTGCGGATCTACAGGGTTCCGACCGTGATCCTGCCCGCACCCGGCCAGATCGCCGCCAGCTTTGCCGCCAATACCGCCATCCTGTGGACCGATTTCGTCCAGACCATCGTCAAGGGCGCGCTGACCGGCTGGCTGATCGGTGCCGCGGCCGCGATCCTGACCGCCATTGCCATCGACCGCAGCCCGTTTCTGCAACGCGGCCTGCTGCCCATCGGCAATTTCGTCGCCGCCCTGCCCATCGTGGGCATCGCGCCCATCCTGGTGATGTGGTTCGGCTTCGACTGGCAGTCCAAGGCGGCGGTGGTGGTGGTGATGGTGTTCTTTCCCATCCTTGTGAACATGGTCGCGGGGCTGGCCGCGACCGATGCGATGCAGCGCGACCTGATGGCCACATGGGCCGCGCCCTATGGCGCGTCGCTGTGGAAGCTGCGCCTGCCCGCCGCGATGCCGTTCCTGTTCAACGGGCTGAAGATCACCACCACGCTGGCCCTGATCGGCGCTATCGTCGCGGAATTCTTCGGCAGCCCGACGCATGGCATGGGGTTTCGCATCTCGACCGCCGTGGGGCGGCTGGACCTGCCATTGGTCTGGGCCGAAATCCTTGTGGCGGCGATTGCCGGAACGCTGTTTTATGGACTCGTGGCGCTGATCGAGAAGAAGGTGACGTTCTGGCACCCGTCGCAGCGCGCTTAA
- a CDS encoding ABC transporter substrate-binding protein, with the protein MTRRIMAAIAGALIAGPALAQDKDDLTLQLKWVTQAQFAGYYVAQEKGFYDEEGLNVTIRPGGPDIAPTQVLAGGGADVIVEWMPAALAAREKGLPLVNIAQPFKSSGMMLTCLKESGISDPQTDFSGKTLGVWFSGNEYPFLSWMSTLGLSTEGGPDGVTVLKQGFNVDPLLQKQAACISTMTYNEYWQVIDAGLTPDDLVTFKYSDQGVATLEDGLYTLQSTLEDEDRVDALARFVRASMKGWKYAEEHPEEAAEIVLENDETGAQTIEHQTRMASEVAKLTAGSDGTLDEADYQQTVKTLLSGGSDPVISREPEGAFTHIITDRALN; encoded by the coding sequence ATGACAAGACGGATAATGGCCGCCATCGCCGGCGCGCTGATCGCGGGCCCTGCCCTTGCGCAGGACAAGGACGATCTGACGCTGCAACTGAAATGGGTCACGCAGGCGCAGTTCGCCGGGTATTACGTGGCCCAGGAAAAGGGCTTCTATGACGAGGAAGGGCTGAACGTCACGATCCGGCCGGGCGGGCCCGACATCGCCCCCACGCAGGTTCTGGCCGGCGGCGGGGCCGACGTGATCGTCGAATGGATGCCCGCCGCGCTGGCCGCGCGCGAAAAGGGTCTGCCGCTGGTCAACATCGCGCAGCCCTTCAAGTCGTCGGGCATGATGCTGACCTGTCTGAAGGAATCGGGGATCAGCGACCCGCAGACGGATTTCAGCGGCAAGACACTGGGCGTCTGGTTCTCGGGCAACGAATACCCGTTTCTCAGCTGGATGAGCACGCTTGGCCTGTCCACCGAGGGCGGCCCCGACGGGGTGACGGTGCTGAAACAGGGGTTCAACGTCGATCCGCTGTTGCAGAAACAGGCGGCCTGCATCAGCACCATGACCTATAACGAATACTGGCAGGTGATCGACGCAGGGCTGACGCCGGACGATCTGGTAACGTTCAAGTATTCCGATCAGGGCGTGGCGACGCTGGAGGACGGGCTTTACACCCTGCAATCCACGCTGGAGGACGAGGACAGGGTCGACGCGCTGGCGCGCTTTGTCCGCGCCAGCATGAAGGGCTGGAAATACGCCGAGGAACACCCCGAGGAAGCCGCCGAAATCGTGCTGGAAAACGATGAGACCGGCGCCCAGACGATCGAGCATCAGACCCGCATGGCGTCCGAGGTCGCCAAGCTGACCGCGGGTTCCGACGGCACGCTGGACGAGGCCGATTATCAGCAGACGGTCAAGACATTGCTGTCGGGCGGATCGGACCCGGTCATCTCGCGCGAACCCGAGGGGGCGTTTACCCATATCATCACCGACCGCGCCTTGAACTGA
- a CDS encoding NAD(P)-dependent oxidoreductase — translation MSQARLSPGIRAGRLTQAEIAANFADVAPPLDRHEAQVAADRCYFCHDAPCITACPTAIDIPLFIRQIATGTPDAAAMTIFHANILGGMCARVCPTENLCEGACVRMEAEGDPVRIGALQRFATDGLMAQQGHPFRRADPTGRRIAVVGAGPAGLSCAHRLAAKGHEVVIFEARAKPGGLNEYGIASYKTVDGFAQAEVEWLLGIGGITIRTGQALGGDLTLTALAAEYDAVFLGVGLGAVNRLRLEAEDAGNIRDAVDFIAELRQASDLLSLPIGRDVVVIGGGMTAVDAAVQARLLGAENVTIVYRRAREMMGASQHEQDHATRSGVRIIAGATPVAVIAADGRVETVEFAHTAVTDGRIQPTGTGFRLKADQVFKAIGQRLDMALDGLDIDAGGKIAVTGPGRTGIDGVWAGGDCAAGGDDLTVTAVAQGRDAAEDIDARLMGRPVEIPG, via the coding sequence ATGTCCCAAGCCAGACTGTCGCCCGGAATTCGTGCCGGCCGGCTGACACAAGCCGAGATTGCCGCCAACTTTGCCGATGTCGCCCCGCCGCTTGACCGGCACGAGGCGCAGGTGGCCGCAGATCGCTGTTATTTCTGTCACGACGCGCCTTGCATCACCGCCTGCCCCACCGCCATCGACATCCCGCTGTTCATCCGCCAGATCGCGACCGGCACGCCCGATGCCGCCGCCATGACGATCTTTCACGCCAATATCCTGGGCGGCATGTGCGCCCGCGTCTGCCCGACCGAAAATCTGTGCGAGGGTGCGTGCGTGCGGATGGAGGCCGAGGGCGATCCGGTCCGCATCGGCGCGTTGCAGCGTTTCGCGACCGACGGGTTGATGGCGCAGCAGGGACACCCGTTCCGCCGCGCCGACCCGACGGGCAGGCGCATCGCGGTGGTGGGCGCCGGCCCCGCCGGGCTGTCCTGCGCGCATCGTCTGGCCGCCAAGGGCCACGAGGTCGTCATCTTCGAAGCGCGCGCCAAGCCCGGCGGGCTGAACGAATACGGCATCGCCAGCTACAAGACGGTGGACGGTTTCGCGCAGGCCGAGGTGGAGTGGTTGCTGGGCATCGGCGGCATCACGATCCGGACCGGCCAGGCCTTGGGCGGCGATCTGACGCTGACGGCGCTTGCGGCCGAATACGACGCCGTGTTTCTGGGCGTCGGGCTGGGTGCGGTGAACCGGCTGCGGCTTGAGGCCGAGGACGCCGGCAATATCCGCGACGCGGTCGATTTCATCGCGGAACTGCGGCAGGCCTCCGATCTGCTGTCGCTGCCCATCGGGCGCGACGTGGTGGTGATCGGCGGCGGAATGACCGCCGTGGACGCCGCCGTGCAGGCCCGGCTTCTGGGGGCCGAGAACGTGACCATCGTCTATCGTCGCGCGCGCGAGATGATGGGCGCCTCGCAGCACGAACAGGATCACGCCACCAGAAGCGGGGTGCGCATCATCGCCGGCGCGACCCCGGTTGCGGTGATCGCCGCGGATGGCCGGGTCGAGACGGTCGAGTTTGCCCATACCGCCGTCACCGATGGCCGCATTCAGCCGACCGGCACCGGTTTCCGGCTGAAGGCCGATCAGGTCTTCAAGGCCATCGGACAGCGTCTGGACATGGCGCTGGACGGGCTGGACATCGACGCAGGCGGCAAGATCGCCGTGACCGGCCCCGGCCGGACCGGCATCGACGGCGTCTGGGCCGGCGGCGATTGCGCCGCGGGCGGCGACGATCTGACCGTCACGGCCGTCGCGCAGGGCCGCGACGCCGCCGAAGATATCGACGCCCGGCTGATGGGCCGCCCCGTGGAAATCCCCGGCTGA
- the preA gene encoding NAD-dependent dihydropyrimidine dehydrogenase subunit PreA translates to MTDLRSDFVGIRSPNPFWLASAPPTDKEYNVRRAFQAGWGGVVWKTLGSEGPPVVNVNGPRYGVIHGPDRRVLGLNNIELITDRPLEVNLREIKQVKRDYPDRALVISLMVPCDEDSWRTILAQIEDTGADGVELNFGCPHGMSERGMGSAVGQVPEYIEMVTRWVKQYSRMPCIVKLTPNVTDIRQPAEAAARGGADAVSLINTINSITSVDLDLFAPQPTIDGKGAHGGYCGPAVKPIALNMVAEIARNHDTRGLPISGIGGVTTWRDAAEFMALGAANVQVCTAAMTYGFRIVQDMISGLREYLDRRDMALSDLVGRAVPNVTDWNQLNLNYVTKAVIDQSACIKCGRCFAACEDTSHQAIAMKPGRIFEVIEEECVACNLCVDVCPVENCITMRELEPGELDRRTGQRRGDYANWTTHPNNPMAKAAE, encoded by the coding sequence ATGACCGATCTGCGCAGCGACTTTGTGGGGATCAGATCCCCGAACCCGTTCTGGCTGGCCTCGGCCCCGCCGACCGACAAGGAGTACAATGTCCGCCGTGCCTTTCAGGCCGGTTGGGGCGGCGTCGTATGGAAGACACTGGGCTCCGAAGGGCCGCCCGTCGTCAACGTGAACGGCCCCCGCTACGGGGTGATCCACGGGCCGGACCGCCGCGTTCTGGGCCTGAACAATATCGAGCTGATCACCGACCGCCCGCTGGAGGTGAACCTGCGCGAGATCAAGCAGGTCAAGCGCGACTATCCCGACCGGGCCCTGGTGATCAGCCTGATGGTCCCCTGCGACGAGGACAGCTGGCGCACGATCCTGGCCCAGATCGAGGATACCGGCGCCGACGGGGTCGAGCTGAATTTCGGCTGCCCGCACGGCATGTCCGAACGCGGCATGGGCAGCGCCGTGGGTCAGGTGCCCGAATATATCGAAATGGTGACGCGGTGGGTGAAACAGTATTCGCGCATGCCCTGCATCGTGAAGCTGACGCCCAACGTCACCGATATCCGCCAGCCGGCCGAGGCCGCCGCGCGCGGCGGCGCCGACGCCGTCAGCCTGATCAACACGATCAACTCGATCACCTCGGTCGATCTGGACCTGTTCGCGCCCCAGCCCACCATCGACGGCAAGGGCGCGCATGGCGGCTATTGCGGCCCGGCGGTCAAGCCCATCGCCCTGAACATGGTGGCCGAGATCGCCCGGAATCACGACACCCGCGGATTGCCCATCAGCGGCATCGGCGGGGTGACGACATGGCGCGACGCGGCCGAGTTCATGGCCCTTGGCGCGGCCAACGTGCAGGTCTGCACGGCGGCGATGACCTATGGGTTCCGGATCGTGCAGGACATGATCTCGGGGCTGCGCGAGTATCTGGACCGCCGCGACATGGCGCTGAGCGATCTGGTCGGCCGCGCCGTGCCGAACGTCACCGACTGGAACCAGCTGAACCTGAACTATGTCACCAAGGCGGTGATCGACCAGTCCGCCTGCATCAAGTGCGGCCGCTGCTTTGCGGCGTGCGAGGATACCAGCCATCAGGCCATCGCGATGAAGCCCGGCCGCATCTTCGAGGTGATCGAGGAGGAATGCGTGGCCTGCAACCTGTGCGTCGATGTCTGCCCGGTCGAGAACTGCATCACCATGCGCGAACTGGAACCGGGCGAATTGGACCGACGCACCGGGCAAAGGCGCGGAGATTACGCCAACTGGACCACCCATCCCAACAACCCGATGGCGAAGGCGGCCGAATAA